The Lycium ferocissimum isolate CSIRO_LF1 unplaced genomic scaffold, AGI_CSIRO_Lferr_CH_V1 ctg285, whole genome shotgun sequence sequence ggattttttaaaattgcatGACTCAAATACTTTCAATCTACTGTTGATGGTAGAGGTATTGGTACATTACTATCAACAAGTTCAATCATCTTAAAAATTGATTCTTTAATTAAATTCAACAAAATGAATAATTCATGCTCGTTAATTCAAGCTTCTACATACATCGTAAAACTATTAAAATTTGATTATAATTGATTGAATTTCGAGATAgtgccacaacacatataaaatgTTAGATTTAACTTATAATATACTGACAGTATAAACAATTTTTACACTATCATGTAATTTGATATGCTGCTTATTACTTTTTCAGGTGATCTGATGGCGTAAAACTTATGTTACATACCTGCGATATGCAACGGGGACAATGCCAGCCTTCCATTGAGCAATTTTCATGAAAGCAGGTTTAGACATGTCAAAATGTTGGCGTGGTGGGTTGCACCAGCCACCATGGTTCGAGTCTTGGGCCCAATTGGGTGGGCAGAGGTTTGTGGCTGTAACGGTGGTGAACCCTTTGTAGCAAAATTTTGATTTCACACACATTATTTGGAAGCATTGTCCACATGAATATCCATTGCCAAATAGCACTGTGCTCAATGCTGCTGTTGCTGTGCCATAACCTGAATTGAATAGGTTTCCATATCCACAAGCTCCACCTATAAAACCACAAAAACCACACATTTATTATTTGTTCTTTGGCCGATAAGTTTTTTACATGCGAGATCACCTAAAAGATTATTACAAAATAACCGTCTGTAACGAGTGAGACTAGTAACTTGAAAAATGAGGCAAGATATCTACTACAATAGGTTAAAATGCACTAATGCATAGATTCGTTACACTATAATACCTACTACAATAGGTTAAAATGCACTAATGCATGGATTCGTTACACTATAAGCATACCAATAAGGTAAATTTCAGGAGCATATAATCATCGAGTTCAATTGACCCCAGTATTTTTTGCGAGTATAGACATTTGTGGGAAAAATTACTaaatcttgaaaaatatttggttatttttcaaagaaataaGTAATTTGTTTTGTGTAACTCTGTTCATGCGCAAGCATAATCAGTCCCAAATTCAGATTAAAGAAAAAAGTTGTGGTACATTGATGACCCGTAAAAAAGTAGTCAAACTATGAAACAAGAATTTATATAGTCGATATCAACTAATGTTGAAATAAAGACATAGCAATTGACTATTGTAACACACCCATTGTTTCAGAAGCAGACTCGTCTCCGTAAAATGTGGCATAAGCAAGCTTCCAAGGCATGGCTTTAAACTTAGCCGGGCTAGGAGTGGAATAGTAGGCTGCAGCCATATTTGCTTGGTGCAAAAGTGCCATTGACCCAATGATCAAGAAAATCAAGCTCCATTTGCAGTTGACAAATTCCATAGTTTTTTGTTACTCTTTAGCTCTTTCCTTAAGGACTGAAATGTTACATATGAGACAATTTTGCTTATGAATTGAATTATAAACTTAGGCCTTTTATAGTTTGTGTCTTAAGGGATAAGAGAATATTATATTGCAACTTTCGTGCCCCCACGAACACGTTAGGCTCTTAAATCAACtgttttatataaaaaaaagttaatagCACTTTTGGTCCCTCAGTTTTAGATTCTTATTCATTTTAGTCCTTGTAATATTTGATTGAGTATATTTCACCTTCAATTAAATTGAACCATGCACTTTTGATTCCTTTGCTTGTAAATATTCACAATTTTATTATGATTATCAATTGTTTCACCACTTAGAGTAAagtaaaaaagtatttttaagcACTTATctttaaaacaaaataacaagAATAAGCTAAAAGTCAAAAGCTAGAATTCCTAATTGATGGTTTATGCTTAAAAAGtcacttaaaataagcccatccaaacgggctcttaattaCCCATGTGCTATGTTCAGCGTTTTGTACTACTCCATATTTGCCacttaatataattttaaaattattctaAATGTAATATAATTCCTACACAAAGGGTCCAAAAACAGACATTTCAAATAACtgaaggttaaatgtgcttTGTCGAATATCACGAAAACTAAAATAAGAATTCATCAATAATAGAGGGGCTAAAAATGCTACTCCatccgtcccaatttgtttgacacttttcgattttcgagagtcaaatgaGTTGTTCTTTGattgtaattttttcatatgtctcttttatattttaaattattaattatggtgacttatagtactttttatgtaattttcaaatatgtaaattttatctCGAAAAATTGGAAGATTCTATGTTTAAACACagtcaaaattaagaaatttgactcttcaaaaatgaaaagtgtcaaataaattgggacggaggaagtattatattATCAGTTAAAAACTCTTAAGTCAACTGTTTTGTTCTAAAATTCATTTATCTTTATACCACGTAATATTCTAGTACAAAGTTTGTTACACATTAGTTTTTTGACAACGTGCGAGCTGGTTTTGTGGTATTTGTACTTAGCCCGCCGTACAGTTTTCTAGATTGACTTTTTtcttaataataataacaatataaaTGTTCTAAGAATTTAGCCTAACATTGAACTTAAATTTGATTCTAAATCCTCCAAATTTTGTTATGATTAGttgcatgatttgcatctcTTATTCGACAAACAACTTCAAGAAATGTAGAAGTCATGGAAGgaataattaattaagaaaGATAATTAATGGAGGATAGAGTTTGGTGTGCATGGATACGTGGCAACCgaatagttttttttctttttctttgaagaGTATTTAATGTGGATAGTGCCGGATCTTAAATTTAGACACGGTAAGTTTTGATAGTCGGATCatgaattttgaaatatatattgAATTATGTCTATACTTGCTTTTCGTGCGTCACACATACTCAAAACATACAAATATAAGGTTAATCCTGAAACATTGGAACGTGAACCTATGGTGATTCACtaccaataataaaaaatatttttaacacaAGTTATAACTGCAAGGATGCGTACCGACTTAACCATACTGAGCACGGGCAGAGCTAAGGACGCATGCTAAAGGTTCAATTGAATATTTTTCTTCGAAAaactatataatataaataggaATAAGAtgtttttttgggcttataCATAAACTGTCGGATCGCTTTGGCATAAAGAAAACTATAGTGCAGTGGTAAAGAAGGGTCACAAGCCAAGTGTGGCATTCTTTTAAATCTGCTTGTTTGAATTGCATTATATATGAGGCAGTCAATAAAACATCAAGGTAATTAATTGAAGAAAGGATTCAACTCTATTCAAGATATTTGATGATATATCTGAATAAAAAACATTCATGATCTCCTGTGCTTAATATTTGTTAAACTTTGGCCTGtggtatatacatacataattacATATCGACACACTGCAAGTTGCAAAGCATCTACCATTTAACATAAGAAATGGttttaatttttacaaatttcccTCATGATATGTACATATTGATATGATCTCTCTCCCTTGCAAATTGGTGTTAATTAGTGCAATCTCTTTGCAGATTGtcttatacatataatataatcaCCCTGCATTTACAATTAAAGTTGTCATTGACCAGCATGGTTTATCAGTGTAACTATTGTCTCCACAAAAAGAGCATCATTTTACACGATAggaattttaatttgaaaaatatgggGCAGGTTTAACTTTCGTGACTAGGTAATATATATCGAGTTAATTACAATAAGGTTATTTTGTATGTAAATTAAATACTTGTCTTAAAGAATATGATTAGATTATCAATTTAGTTTTGATAATATACCTTTAGTTTATTAGGAAAGACAATTAGATGATTAAGCTTTTGTTTCTCCATTGTCATACACCTcaagtatatttaataattttctcTTGATAAGTTCTTACTGATTTCTTGATAAAAGAGCAACCCCATGCTTATTATGATTAGAGGAGGGGGAGAGGAattctgcatttttttttccattattaGTCGGTACATCATCATATTCCTTTCTACCTACTTATCTTCTAGTGATAAACAGAATATAGTATTGACGCATTATTGCTAGAATTTGCTTGCTATGGTTCTCCTTAACtctttggccatgaaaaccaatcTTTAATTAGAGTCTTCATTTTCGCTAATTTGAGTACCAAGGCGGATCCaagttttaaatttaatgggTTCAACTTTTAAGATTTTCAGCATTAAAGACATCATTGTACAGATTATGGGTTCAGATCAAATATTTATTGAGATTTTAGTAGGTTTTTACATATACTCCATATTAAAAGTTATGTGTTTGGATGAACCCCTAGCAGAAAGGTTACATCCACCCTAAACTAAGTGTCACAGCAATGTAAGACTTGAAAAAGAACTTATAGATACTTCACTAACTAAAcatatgtttcaattaaagtcaacaaaaaaaaaaaaactctcttgGAACGCGCCTCACGCGCGCACCGCAAAACCCTACCAGGGCTGCTGCCCTAACCACCAACAAACTCGTTTAAAATGCACCAAATCCCCATCCACACCACCGGAAACCAGCAACAACCACCACCACAAATCACATCGCACAACGTAGCGGGTAACGGAGCCTCATATTTATCCATTGCGGAAGGATACGCCACTGGAAGGAGGGCTATCAGACTCCAACACAAACCTTTTGAGTTTGCGGATGGAAAGGCAAAAGTTGTCTTTGATAAGGCGGAAGATGATCTACTAGCAGAGAAATGCAAATTTACCATGGTAGGGAAATTCCCCCGAACTAGACCCCAAATTGACAAATTGAGAGAGGAGTTCAAAAAAACCTTTCCTCTGAAAGGGACGAttaaaattggggcttttgatTGGAGACATGTCTTCATTGATTTCATGGAGGAAGAGGATTTCAAACGTTACGAGGACACGAGAACTATGTATCTATGTGGTATGACAATGCGAACTGAACGATGGACTAGGAATTTCAAAGCAAACATGGAATCAGCACTCACCCCGGTCTGGGTAACTTTGCCTGAATTGCCATGGCACTACCACGACTGGGCAGCAATGGAGAGGATCCTTGAACCGATAGGACCACTCGTAGCACTAGACAAAGCTACGGTGGCCAGGACTAGGCCAACCACAGCAAAAGCGAGAGTGGAAATTGATCTAACCCGTCCTAGACTGAAGGAAGTGGAGGTGGCTCTGGTCGAATCATCGGGCGAAGTGGATTCTTTCACCTAGTCAATTGAGTATGAAAATGTTTCGAATTTCTGTTCCCACTGCAGGACACAAGGGCATTCAGAGCAACAATGCAGATTTTTACTACCAAGAAGAGATATCGCTAGGAAAAATgacattagaaatggaaaggaACCATCCAAGGCGAGCAatgaagaaggaaagggatGGACTGAAGTGAGGAACAACAAAAAGGATAGAAGAAACCCAAATGGTCGGGCAGGGCAGGCTCTGATTTTTGTTGAGAAGGGAACAAAAACACCCCCCTGCACCTTCGGCTCCGGTTGGGAAAGGAATGATGGTGTCTCCAAACATTGATAAAAGTCCAATGGATTTAGTAAAGGGACAAAGGGAGGAAGAACCAGTTAAAGACGGAGAGGACATTCAGGTGGTTAGAGCAACAtcacaaaaggaaaaaatgggcagaagaaagaaaaacaagcagggcaaaaagaaaaagaacaaacaaatggcccagaagaagatgaagaaaccaaggaaagaaaaaattatagtCCCTGAACAGGAGATAGAGATTACAGCTATTGAAGCAGAGAAAGCTCTCATAAATGTCACCGTAGATCAGCAAAAGATGGTAGGAGTAGGAAGAAAGAGGCAATTCAAGTCGAAAATCCCTCCCCAAAATCTTCCTGAACTGGGTGATGAAATAACTCACAACGTTTTTCCCACTCTAAACTTAAGCCATGTTGAAATAGTAGGAGAGAAAGGAGCTCAGGGTTTGAATATAGCCTTAGAAATTGATGTGCTAGAATTAACACCTGGGAAGTCCCCTACCCAGATGTTAATAACGCCCATCAAGTCAAAAGGGTTGGGAATACAGAGCCAGGACATGGAGATAGTTCCTGAAACGCAAGATGAAGAAATGCAAATCATGGAGGAGGGGATGCGTGCCTTCTCTGATGATGAAAACGCAAGAAGACCACATAGAGTTTTGTTTTTTGACAAAGAAGGCGAACTCGAGGCAGGttctaggaaaaatgaccagTCAATAAGCTTTTCTCAAAGCCTTGGTGGAGCCTTTAAAAGGCAATCTGACAGAGGTACGAGGAACATCAAGAAAGACTCAAAAACCCCACCCCAAAATGTTTTCGATATTTGACACACTTTGATGGAACATTAGGGGCATGAAGTCCCAACAAGCTTTTGAGAGGCTTAAATCTCTAAAAAACTAATACAAACTTTCATTCATTGCATTACAAGAACCAAAAGCTAGTGCAACAAAAATTGTGCGATATAGCCTACAGCTTGGTCTTCAAAACAGTTTCTTCAATTGCAACAATAAAATTTGGCTTTTTTGGTCATCAAAGTTAAATCTGCAGGTTTTGGATAATACGAAACAACAGGTCACCTGTAAAATATTTGTACCAGGGCTACAAGATCCGCTTTTCATTTCTGTGGTATATGCCAAATGCACAATTCAGGAGAGAAGACCTCTTTGGGAAGAATTGAGATATTGAAAAAACAGGATGCAAGGACCCTGGAGCGTCATGGGTGATTTTAACGTCATACTAGAAGCCGAGGAGAAGTCTGGGGGAAGGCCATACAGAATAAGCAAAAACATTGATTTTCTTAACTGCATAGAGGATTGTGGGCTGGTTGATGCAGGTTACTGTGGAACAAAATATACATGGTGTAACAACAGAGGTTTTCCCAAAACAATTTGGAAAAGTCTTGATAGAGTACTCATCAACACAGAATGGGCAGATGAACTAGGAGAAACCACTGTGCAACACCTTGCAAGGGTAAGCTCAGATCATGCATCACTCCTTATTACTCTTATCAAGCCGGAAATCAGTGGTCCAAGATACTTCAAATTTTTGGAGTTTTGG is a genomic window containing:
- the LOC132043777 gene encoding expansin-A18-like yields the protein MEFVNCKWSLIFLIIGSMALLHQANMAAAYYSTPSPAKFKAMPWKLAYATFYGDESASETMGGACGYGNLFNSGYGTATAALSTVLFGNGYSCGQCFQIMCVKSKFCYKGFTTVTATNLCPPNWAQDSNHGGWCNPPRQHFDMSKPAFMKIAQWKAGIVPVAYRRVPCVKKGGIRFAFQGNGYWLLVYVMNVGGAGDVASMWVKGSKTGWISMSHNWGASYQAFATLSGQTLSFKLTSYTSRKTIIAYNVAPSNWRVGMNYQAKVNFR